A section of the Quatrionicoccus australiensis genome encodes:
- a CDS encoding thiamine pyrophosphate-dependent enzyme, with amino-acid sequence MAAVMPAPAASRLFLSGNEAVARAVWESGVKVAAAYPGTPATEMLEVISTYPDLYAEWSVNEKVSLEVAIGAAYAGSRAFCCMKHVGMNVASDALMTLTLTGVVGGLVIAIADDVGLSSSQNEQDSRYWGRFAHIPLFEPADSQEAYEMTRQAFELSEQFQVPVILRMTTRINHVKALVTVGERVPHSAAGFNKEPGRFVMVPGNAGKRIPLMFARDGQLREMAENSALNVIEPGSDRRVGFIASGPAYMHVKEAFPDAPVLKLGFSCPLPIEKCRALAALVDQVVVVEEVEPLVETELKAAGIAVLGKEILPRQGELSPNVLKPAIAKLLGEEVPAAQAVAPLPVFPRPPTMCVACPHLGVYYTLSQVRNLTIAGDIGCYTLGAGHPWNALDTCISMGASMGVALGLDKGRGEADKDKRILAVIGDSTFLHMGMQGLLDMVYNKGNVTVLLLDNRAVGMTGGQNNPGNGYGIHGEEAPRVDFVKLVEALGVKSERVHKVNPYELPVLFKTIRDEVKVPEVSVIITDQPCVLVKDYHKLKPFTVVEDKCTGCGNCIDVGCPAIHVTRRGQETKPNGRVVDLAFVRIESSVCTGCGLCVQPCAPKAIEHYVPVSPIALVKGGCH; translated from the coding sequence ATGGCGGCAGTTATGCCTGCACCGGCGGCCAGCCGGTTGTTTTTGTCCGGCAACGAAGCAGTGGCACGTGCCGTCTGGGAATCCGGCGTCAAGGTGGCTGCGGCCTACCCGGGCACGCCAGCGACGGAAATGCTGGAAGTCATTTCGACCTATCCGGACCTCTATGCCGAATGGTCGGTCAATGAGAAGGTCTCGCTGGAAGTCGCGATTGGTGCCGCCTATGCCGGCTCGCGCGCCTTCTGCTGCATGAAGCATGTCGGCATGAACGTCGCTTCCGATGCGCTGATGACCCTGACGCTGACCGGCGTGGTCGGCGGCCTGGTGATCGCGATTGCCGACGACGTCGGCCTGTCGTCCTCGCAGAACGAACAGGATTCGCGCTACTGGGGGCGTTTCGCCCACATTCCGCTGTTCGAGCCGGCCGATTCGCAGGAAGCCTACGAGATGACCCGGCAGGCGTTCGAACTTTCCGAACAATTCCAGGTGCCGGTCATCCTGCGCATGACGACGCGTATCAACCACGTCAAGGCGTTGGTCACGGTCGGCGAGCGCGTGCCGCATAGCGCAGCGGGTTTCAACAAGGAGCCGGGCCGTTTCGTGATGGTGCCGGGCAATGCCGGCAAGCGCATTCCGCTGATGTTCGCGCGTGACGGTCAACTGCGTGAAATGGCCGAAAACTCGGCGCTCAATGTGATCGAGCCGGGCAGCGACAGGCGCGTCGGCTTCATCGCCTCCGGCCCGGCCTACATGCATGTCAAGGAAGCCTTCCCGGATGCGCCGGTATTGAAGCTGGGCTTTTCCTGCCCGCTGCCGATTGAAAAGTGCCGTGCACTGGCGGCGCTGGTCGACCAGGTCGTGGTTGTCGAGGAAGTCGAGCCGCTGGTCGAGACCGAACTCAAGGCCGCCGGCATCGCCGTGCTCGGCAAGGAGATCCTGCCGCGCCAGGGCGAGCTGTCGCCGAATGTGCTGAAACCGGCAATTGCCAAACTGCTCGGCGAAGAAGTGCCGGCCGCCCAGGCCGTCGCGCCGCTGCCGGTCTTCCCGCGGCCGCCGACGATGTGCGTCGCCTGTCCGCACCTCGGCGTCTATTACACGCTGTCGCAGGTGCGCAACCTGACCATCGCCGGCGACATCGGCTGCTACACGCTGGGCGCCGGGCATCCGTGGAATGCGCTCGATACCTGCATCTCGATGGGCGCCTCGATGGGCGTCGCGCTCGGTCTCGACAAGGGCCGCGGCGAAGCCGACAAGGACAAGCGCATCCTCGCCGTGATCGGCGACTCGACCTTCCTGCACATGGGCATGCAAGGCCTGCTCGACATGGTCTACAACAAGGGCAACGTCACGGTGCTGTTGCTCGACAACCGCGCCGTCGGCATGACCGGTGGCCAGAATAACCCGGGCAACGGCTACGGCATCCATGGCGAGGAGGCGCCGCGTGTCGATTTCGTCAAGCTGGTCGAGGCGCTCGGCGTCAAGTCGGAGCGCGTGCACAAGGTCAATCCCTACGAATTGCCGGTGCTGTTCAAGACCATCCGCGACGAAGTGAAGGTGCCGGAAGTCTCGGTGATCATCACCGACCAGCCTTGCGTGCTGGTCAAGGATTATCACAAGCTGAAGCCGTTTACCGTCGTCGAGGACAAGTGCACTGGTTGCGGCAACTGTATCGACGTCGGCTGTCCGGCCATCCACGTTACCCGGCGCGGCCAGGAAACCAAGCCGAACGGGCGGGTTGTCGATCTCGCCTTCGTACGCATCGAGTCCTCGGTATGTACCGGTTGCGGCCTGTGCGTGCAGCCCTGTGCACCGAAAGCCATCGAGCACTACGTCCCGGTCTCGCCGATTGCGCTGGTCAAGGGAGGCTGTCACTGA
- a CDS encoding indolepyruvate oxidoreductase subunit beta, with amino-acid sequence MSATTNILVVGIGGQGVMTATEILAEAAIALGQDAKKTEVAGMAQRGGVVSSHLRFGAKVLSPQITPGTADVLLGFESAEAMRWQHMLKPGGITLMNTARLVPPVVELGLFDYPVDPIAEVKKGGNKVVAFDATTIALELGDIRLGNTVMLGAIADHLPFSADDLLTCVLQRFQRKGEKLVELNRRAFAAGRAAVGAAEAALA; translated from the coding sequence ATGAGCGCTACGACCAATATTCTTGTCGTCGGCATCGGCGGCCAGGGCGTCATGACCGCGACCGAAATCCTTGCCGAGGCGGCGATCGCGCTCGGCCAGGATGCCAAGAAAACCGAAGTCGCCGGCATGGCGCAGCGCGGCGGCGTCGTTTCGTCGCACCTGCGTTTCGGCGCCAAGGTGCTGTCGCCGCAGATCACGCCGGGCACGGCCGATGTGCTGCTCGGTTTCGAGTCGGCCGAAGCGATGCGTTGGCAGCACATGTTGAAGCCGGGCGGTATCACCTTGATGAATACGGCGCGCCTGGTGCCGCCGGTGGTCGAGCTCGGTTTGTTCGACTACCCGGTCGACCCGATTGCCGAGGTCAAAAAGGGCGGCAACAAGGTCGTCGCTTTCGATGCGACGACCATCGCGCTCGAACTCGGCGACATCCGTCTGGGCAATACCGTGATGCTCGGTGCGATTGCCGATCACCTGCCGTTCTCGGCCGATGATCTGCTCACCTGCGTGCTGCAGCGTTTCCAGCGCAAGGGCGAAAAACTGGTCGAGCTGAACCGGCGCGCTTTTGCCGCCGGCCGGGCGGCGGTGGGTGCGGCCGAGGCTGCACTGGCCTGA
- a CDS encoding CBS domain-containing protein: MTLSTKVRTHKLSSNATLCTSGYNQVGADSPAIEAMTDFSRVHAVTISAAASLPEANATMISRGVRLLMVVSADEEVLGLITARDILGERPLQLAQARNGKRDDLTVKDLMCPLANIDTLYLNEVMHARVIDILNALKNQGRQHIMVEDVDPATGLPRVRGIFSATQIGRLLGVPVLGFELASTFAEIEAALAN, from the coding sequence ATGACACTTTCTACCAAAGTGCGTACGCACAAGCTATCTTCCAACGCCACCCTGTGTACCTCCGGTTACAACCAGGTCGGCGCCGATTCGCCGGCGATCGAGGCGATGACTGACTTTTCCCGCGTGCATGCGGTTACGATCAGCGCCGCGGCTTCGCTGCCGGAAGCCAATGCCACGATGATTTCGCGTGGCGTCCGCCTGTTGATGGTGGTTAGCGCCGATGAAGAGGTGCTGGGACTGATCACCGCCCGCGACATCCTCGGCGAACGGCCGTTGCAACTGGCCCAGGCCCGCAATGGCAAACGCGACGATCTGACGGTCAAGGACCTGATGTGTCCGCTCGCCAATATCGACACGCTCTATCTCAACGAAGTGATGCACGCCCGTGTCATCGACATCCTCAATGCCCTGAAGAACCAGGGCCGGCAGCACATCATGGTGGAAGACGTCGATCCGGCAACCGGTCTGCCCCGCGTGCGCGGCATCTTCTCGGCGACCCAGATCGGCCGCCTGCTTGGCGTGCCGGTCCTGGGTTTCGAGCTGGCCTCGACCTTTGCCGAAATCGAAGCCGCGCTCGCCAACTGA
- a CDS encoding L-threonylcarbamoyladenylate synthase, whose translation MPLSPDYDRAVALLRAGELVALPTETVYGLGADAANPAAVAKIFAAKGRPADHPLIVHLSGHDAVDRWAEQVPAVAWELMETFWPGPLTLILKKQAWVPDAVTGGQDTVGLRVPGHPVALELLRRFAAATGEHAGIAAPSANRFGRISPTTAEHVREELGDRIAMILDGGPCAVGIESTIVDCSRGEPVVLRPGHIAPGHLEAVLGRLPQIETASGAPRVSGSLAAHYAPQTPMRLVAGERLLDFINAQRHKGDRCGVIAHSQPPQAGMPHAWQLLPADPVGYAHGLYAAMRDMDHAGVDLIAVEALPETPAWAAVADRLRRAVAGAGQA comes from the coding sequence TTGCCACTGAGCCCGGACTATGACCGCGCTGTCGCGCTGCTGCGCGCCGGCGAACTGGTCGCCTTGCCGACCGAGACGGTCTACGGTCTGGGCGCGGATGCCGCCAATCCGGCGGCGGTCGCGAAAATCTTTGCCGCCAAGGGGCGGCCGGCCGATCATCCGCTGATCGTGCATTTATCGGGTCACGACGCGGTCGACCGCTGGGCCGAGCAGGTTCCTGCCGTCGCCTGGGAATTGATGGAAACCTTCTGGCCCGGTCCGCTTACACTGATTCTGAAGAAACAGGCCTGGGTGCCGGACGCCGTGACCGGCGGCCAGGACACTGTCGGCCTGCGCGTTCCCGGCCACCCGGTGGCGCTCGAATTGCTCCGGCGTTTTGCCGCGGCAACCGGCGAACACGCCGGTATCGCCGCACCCTCGGCCAACCGCTTCGGGCGGATCAGCCCGACCACGGCCGAGCATGTGCGCGAAGAACTCGGCGACCGCATCGCCATGATCCTCGATGGCGGACCCTGCGCGGTCGGCATCGAGTCGACCATCGTCGACTGCTCGCGCGGCGAACCGGTGGTGCTGCGCCCCGGCCACATCGCGCCGGGCCATCTCGAAGCCGTGCTCGGGCGTCTGCCGCAAATCGAGACGGCGAGCGGCGCGCCGCGCGTCTCCGGCTCGCTGGCCGCACATTACGCGCCGCAGACGCCGATGCGCCTGGTCGCTGGCGAACGTCTGCTCGATTTCATCAATGCCCAGCGTCACAAGGGCGACCGCTGCGGCGTCATCGCCCACAGCCAGCCGCCGCAAGCCGGCATGCCGCACGCCTGGCAACTGCTGCCGGCCGATCCGGTCGGCTACGCGCACGGTCTGTATGCCGCCATGCGCGACATGGACCATGCCGGTGTCGACCTGATTGCCGTCGAAGCGCTGCCGGAAACCCCGGCCTGGGCGGCCGTCGCCGACCGCCTGCGGCGCGCCGTGGCGGGGGCCGGCCAGGCCTGA
- a CDS encoding hemerythrin family protein, producing the protein MFSQSFRFLPAPFVLGGQLLDSQHEGLFECLDALKKVSDDVSGYKCNEIMSELTGKMAQHFDYEEALMKKIGLPGELFEQHVAAHTAIMNEMSLIHLTSISDGYGAAEFLAPKVSGWVLQHMMKFDLLLKPLIDDARQRR; encoded by the coding sequence ATGTTCAGCCAAAGTTTTCGTTTCCTGCCGGCGCCCTTTGTTCTAGGTGGCCAATTGCTCGATAGTCAGCACGAAGGGCTGTTCGAGTGTCTGGACGCATTGAAGAAAGTTTCCGACGACGTGTCCGGCTACAAGTGCAATGAAATCATGTCGGAGCTGACCGGGAAAATGGCCCAGCACTTCGATTACGAAGAAGCACTGATGAAAAAGATCGGCTTGCCGGGCGAATTGTTCGAGCAGCATGTTGCGGCCCATACCGCGATCATGAACGAGATGTCCCTGATACACCTGACCTCGATTTCCGATGGCTATGGTGCAGCGGAGTTCCTGGCGCCCAAGGTTTCCGGCTGGGTGCTGCAGCACATGATGAAGTTCGATCTGCTGCTCAAACCGCTGATCGATGATGCACGGCAGCGGCGCTGA
- the folD gene encoding bifunctional methylenetetrahydrofolate dehydrogenase/methenyltetrahydrofolate cyclohydrolase FolD, producing the protein MTAQIIDGKALAEELRQGFKARVEALTAKGHKPGLVVILVGADPASEVYVRNKVNGCLAIGMHSEKITYDATVDQEVVLKKIAELNADPAIHGILVQLPLPKHFDEEKVLEAIAADKDVDGFHAENVGALAQGNPRFIPCTPYGVMKMFEKGNVDLNGKEAVVIGRSNIVGKPMALLLINAGATVTVCNSRTRDLKFHTSRADIVVAAVGKPKFVTGDMIKPGAVVIDVGINRLPDGKLCGDVDFADCLATAGQITPVPGGVGPMTITMLLANTIEAAERKAAGN; encoded by the coding sequence ATGACGGCACAAATTATCGACGGCAAGGCCCTGGCTGAAGAACTGCGCCAGGGATTCAAGGCGCGCGTGGAAGCGCTCACGGCCAAGGGCCACAAACCCGGCCTGGTGGTCATCCTGGTCGGAGCCGATCCGGCCTCCGAAGTCTATGTCCGCAACAAGGTCAATGGTTGCCTGGCGATCGGCATGCACTCCGAGAAGATCACCTATGACGCAACGGTCGACCAGGAAGTCGTGCTCAAAAAGATCGCCGAGCTGAATGCCGATCCGGCGATTCACGGCATCCTCGTGCAACTGCCGCTGCCCAAACATTTCGACGAAGAAAAAGTGCTCGAAGCCATCGCTGCCGACAAGGATGTCGACGGCTTTCACGCCGAGAACGTCGGCGCACTGGCCCAGGGCAACCCGCGCTTCATTCCCTGTACGCCCTACGGCGTCATGAAGATGTTCGAGAAGGGCAATGTCGATCTGAACGGCAAGGAGGCCGTCGTCATCGGCCGCTCCAACATCGTCGGCAAGCCGATGGCCCTGCTCCTGATCAATGCCGGCGCGACGGTCACCGTCTGCAATTCGCGCACGCGCGACCTGAAATTCCACACCAGCCGTGCCGACATCGTCGTTGCCGCGGTCGGCAAGCCGAAGTTCGTCACCGGCGACATGATCAAGCCGGGCGCCGTCGTCATCGACGTCGGCATCAACCGCCTGCCGGACGGTAAACTCTGCGGCGACGTCGATTTTGCCGACTGCCTCGCCACCGCCGGCCAGATCACGCCGGTGCCGGGCGGCGTCGGCCCGATGACGATCACCATGCTGCTCGCCAACACCATCGAGGCGGCCGAGCGCAAAGCAGCCGGAAACTAA
- the purE gene encoding 5-(carboxyamino)imidazole ribonucleotide mutase, which produces MSKEVLVGIVMGSDSDWPIMKAAAETLKNLGIPYEAKVLSAHRTPDQALDYAATAAERGIKVLIGAAGGAAHLAGVLAAKTQIPVLGVPMPSKHLMGLDSLLSMVQMPGGIPVATFAVGEAGATNAALFAVSILALGDAGVADKLTQFRVNQTEKVLAKTLPDLV; this is translated from the coding sequence ATGAGCAAAGAAGTCCTGGTTGGTATCGTCATGGGCTCGGACAGCGACTGGCCGATCATGAAGGCCGCCGCCGAAACCCTGAAGAACCTGGGCATTCCTTACGAAGCCAAGGTCCTGTCGGCCCACCGCACGCCGGATCAGGCGCTGGACTACGCTGCCACCGCTGCCGAACGCGGCATCAAGGTGCTGATCGGCGCTGCCGGCGGTGCTGCCCACCTGGCCGGCGTGCTCGCCGCCAAGACGCAGATCCCGGTGCTCGGCGTACCGATGCCGTCCAAGCACCTGATGGGTCTCGACTCGCTGCTCTCCATGGTCCAGATGCCGGGCGGCATTCCGGTCGCCACCTTCGCCGTCGGCGAAGCCGGTGCGACTAATGCCGCGCTGTTCGCCGTCTCCATCCTCGCCCTGGGCGATGCCGGTGTGGCTGACAAGCTGACCCAGTTCCGTGTCAACCAGACCGAAAAGGTTCTGGCCAAGACCCTGCCGGATCTGGTCTGA
- a CDS encoding sigma-54 interaction domain-containing protein translates to MTTREELQLLANQSLLAHFADVCAGVVIVDASANVVWMNDHYPRRLHIADPAAMIGQPVEKIIPNSQMRQVVECGRPIMLDVMDFEGDSFVVTRLPLRNAEGTVVGGVGFMIFDDLRHLAPVVSRYQKLRLDLAEAERKLADARRTKYTFSSFIGAGPACSNLKQAARRASRTSSSVLILGETGTGKELLAQAVHAASPRANSPFVAVNIAAVPENLLEAEFFGVAPGAFTGAERRGRDGKFKLADGGTLFLDEIGDMSLALQAKLLRALQEREFEPVGSNKLIAVDVRIIAATSRNLEEMVAAGSFRADLYYRLNVILLRTPALRDRPEDMALLAEHLIESICRLQGMAPHGISLAALSRLQQHDWPGNVRELANVLERALLMSDGDVLEAEDLDLVMPTPKAPASFAGGNVIGIAEAVASAERAAILAALRNSHGNKVQAARLLGISRAALYEKIAILGVDAHAA, encoded by the coding sequence ATGACTACCCGGGAAGAGCTTCAATTACTGGCCAACCAGTCGCTGTTGGCGCATTTTGCCGATGTCTGTGCCGGTGTGGTGATTGTCGATGCCAGCGCCAATGTGGTCTGGATGAACGATCACTACCCGCGCCGCCTGCATATCGCCGACCCGGCGGCGATGATCGGGCAGCCAGTCGAGAAGATCATCCCGAACAGCCAGATGCGCCAGGTGGTCGAGTGTGGCCGGCCGATCATGCTCGATGTCATGGATTTCGAGGGTGACTCCTTTGTCGTCACCCGTCTGCCGCTGCGCAATGCCGAGGGCACCGTCGTTGGCGGGGTCGGCTTCATGATTTTCGACGACCTGCGTCATCTGGCACCGGTGGTCAGCCGCTATCAGAAGCTGCGTCTGGACCTGGCTGAGGCCGAGCGCAAGCTGGCCGATGCCCGGCGTACCAAATACACCTTTTCCAGCTTCATCGGCGCCGGACCGGCCTGCAGCAATCTCAAGCAGGCCGCCCGGCGGGCGTCGCGGACTTCTTCGTCGGTGTTGATCCTCGGTGAAACCGGTACCGGCAAGGAATTGCTGGCGCAGGCAGTGCATGCCGCCAGTCCGCGCGCCAACAGCCCCTTCGTTGCGGTCAACATTGCTGCGGTGCCGGAAAACCTGCTTGAAGCCGAATTCTTCGGTGTGGCGCCGGGCGCATTCACCGGCGCCGAGCGGCGCGGCCGTGACGGCAAGTTCAAGCTGGCCGATGGCGGAACGCTGTTTCTCGATGAAATCGGCGACATGTCGCTGGCGCTCCAGGCCAAGTTGTTGCGCGCCCTGCAGGAGCGCGAGTTCGAGCCGGTCGGTTCGAACAAGCTGATTGCGGTCGATGTCCGCATCATCGCCGCGACCAGCCGCAATCTGGAAGAAATGGTTGCTGCCGGCAGCTTCCGCGCCGACCTCTATTACCGGCTGAACGTCATCCTGCTGCGCACTCCGGCCCTGCGCGACCGGCCGGAAGACATGGCCTTGCTGGCCGAACATCTGATCGAGTCGATCTGCCGCCTGCAGGGCATGGCTCCGCACGGGATCAGCCTGGCGGCGCTGAGTCGGTTGCAACAGCACGACTGGCCGGGCAATGTCCGGGAGCTGGCCAACGTACTCGAACGGGCGCTGCTGATGAGTGATGGCGATGTGCTCGAGGCCGAGGATCTCGACCTGGTCATGCCGACCCCGAAAGCGCCAGCGAGTTTCGCTGGTGGCAACGTGATCGGCATCGCCGAGGCGGTGGCCAGCGCCGAACGTGCCGCGATTCTTGCCGCCTTGCGCAACAGCCATGGCAACAAGGTCCAGGCGGCCCGCCTGCTGGGTATTTCGCGCGCCGCACTTTACGAGAAGATCGCCATACTGGGTGTGGACGCGCACGCAGCTTGA
- a CDS encoding GntP family permease: protein MDFLIVLAALACLMLVAYRGYSVILFAPICALGAVLLIDPSLVAPMFTGLFMDKMVGFVKNFFPVFLLGAVFGKVIELSGFSKAIVASVINLIGRERAMLAIVVVCGLLTYGGVSLFVVVFAVYPFAAEMFRQGGIPKRLIPGTIALGAFTFTMDSLPGTPQIQNIIPTTFFKTDIYAAPWLGTIGALFILVCGISYLEWCRRRAAAAGEGYGDGHSNEPEAFEHEKLVHPLIAILPLVMVGVMNKVFTNAIPLLYGEKVSFIPAVIGKAAPVVQQTKAVAAIWAVEGALLVGIATVFIFGWRAVSAKFAEGSKNAIGGALLATMNTASEYGFGAVIAALPGFLVVANALGSIPNPLINEAITVTALAGITGSASGGMGIALAAMADTFIANAQAAGIPLEVFHRVASMASGGMDTLPHNGAVITLLAVTGLTHRQSYKDIFAITCIKTLAVFVVIAVFYMTGIV from the coding sequence GTGGACTTTCTGATCGTTCTGGCCGCCCTGGCCTGCCTGATGCTCGTCGCCTATCGTGGCTACAGCGTCATTCTTTTTGCTCCCATCTGCGCCCTTGGCGCCGTTCTGTTGATCGACCCCAGCCTGGTCGCGCCGATGTTTACCGGCCTGTTCATGGACAAGATGGTCGGTTTCGTGAAGAACTTCTTCCCGGTCTTCCTGCTGGGTGCGGTGTTCGGCAAGGTGATCGAGCTGTCCGGTTTTTCGAAGGCGATTGTCGCCTCGGTGATCAACCTGATCGGGCGGGAACGGGCGATGCTGGCCATTGTCGTCGTCTGCGGCCTGCTGACCTATGGCGGCGTCTCGCTGTTCGTCGTGGTCTTCGCGGTCTATCCGTTTGCCGCTGAAATGTTCCGTCAGGGCGGCATTCCGAAGCGCCTGATTCCGGGCACGATTGCGCTCGGCGCCTTCACCTTCACGATGGATTCCCTGCCCGGTACGCCGCAGATCCAGAACATCATCCCGACCACTTTCTTCAAGACCGATATCTATGCCGCACCGTGGCTGGGGACGATAGGCGCGCTGTTCATCCTGGTCTGCGGTATTTCCTATCTCGAATGGTGTCGCCGGCGTGCGGCTGCCGCCGGTGAAGGTTATGGTGACGGTCACAGCAACGAGCCGGAAGCCTTCGAGCACGAAAAGCTGGTTCACCCGCTGATCGCCATCCTGCCGCTGGTCATGGTCGGCGTCATGAACAAGGTGTTCACCAATGCCATCCCGCTGCTCTATGGCGAGAAGGTTTCCTTCATTCCGGCGGTGATCGGCAAGGCCGCCCCGGTGGTGCAGCAAACCAAGGCAGTCGCCGCCATCTGGGCCGTTGAAGGTGCCCTGCTGGTCGGTATTGCCACCGTCTTCATCTTCGGCTGGCGCGCCGTTTCAGCCAAGTTTGCCGAAGGCAGCAAGAACGCCATCGGCGGCGCCCTGCTCGCCACCATGAACACCGCTTCCGAGTACGGTTTCGGTGCCGTGATCGCCGCGCTGCCGGGCTTCCTCGTGGTCGCCAATGCGTTGGGTTCGATTCCGAATCCGCTGATCAACGAAGCCATCACCGTCACCGCGCTGGCCGGCATCACCGGTTCCGCTTCCGGCGGCATGGGCATCGCGCTGGCAGCAATGGCCGATACCTTCATCGCCAATGCGCAGGCGGCCGGCATTCCGCTCGAGGTTTTCCACCGGGTGGCCTCGATGGCTTCCGGCGGCATGGATACGCTGCCGCACAACGGCGCCGTCATCACGCTGCTGGCGGTGACCGGCCTGACCCATCGCCAGTCGTACAAGGACATCTTCGCCATCACCTGCATCAAGACGCTGGCTGTCTTCGTGGTGATTGCCGTGTTCTACATGACTGGTATTGTCTGA